CCAGTCGGTCAACACGACCGACTCCGCGGTCCGCCTCACGCACATCCCGACCGGCATCGTGGTCTCCTGCCAGAACGAGAAGTCGCAGCTGCAGAACAAGGCCGCCGCGATGATCGTCCTCAAGGCCAAGCTCCTCGCGAAGAAGAAGGCCGAGGAGGCCGCGCTCAAGAAGGACCTCAAGGGCGACGTCGCCGCGAGCTGGGGCGACCAGATGCGCAACTACGTCCTCAACCCGTACCAGATCGTCAAGGACCTGCGCACCGGCTACGAGACCGGCAACCCGCAGCCCGTCTTCGACGGCGAGATCGACGGCTTCCTCGAGGCCGGCATCCGCTGGCGTCGCGGGGCGGACAACGCCTCCGACAACTGACCTGGTCGGTCGGGGGTGCGCTCAGCGCTCCAGGTCGGCCGCGTCGAAGATGACCTCGGCGACGGCGAAGGCCACGACCGCGCCCAGGGCACCGACGACCTCGCTGGCGAGCAGCAGGCCCAGGGCCGTGGCTGCGCCGACGCTGCGCCATGCCCAGCGGGGGAGCGGGAAGCCTTCTTGCACAAAGTCATTCAACTCGATCGACTTTGATTGGTAAAGGCGTGGCTTCGGGTCCGTTCATAGCCAGACCGTCGGGTGCAGGGTCTCACTCGTATCGGGTGGAGTGCGGTGCTTGAGCTCTGCCGCGCCAGTACAGCCCCCAGGTGGCGCGCACCTGTCGCAGGACGCCCTGCGTTCGCAGTTCGCGTCGGAGGGTTCGGCTGGCATTCGGGTGCATGTAGCAATAGGCGCGGACCCAGATGGAGGGATACTCCGCCTCCGCCTGCTCCTGTCGCTCGCGCTCAGCCGCGATTCGAAGTGCTGACAGGGGAGTTGAGGGATTGGTGAGCGCCCAACTCGTCTCGCCTGAGCGGACGAGTTCCTCAAGTGCGTCAGGTGGCATGTTCGGATTGCCGGAGGCCCATAGGCGCACTGGCGGAACAGGGTCCCTCGCCAACTCGCGTAGCCGGTCCGGGCTAGTGCTCAAACGCCTGGCCTCAAGTACACGCAGGTACGCCTCGTGTCGTTCACGTGGTGTTCGCGTATGGCGTTTGCTCACTGGACCATCTTGCCGCTCCGCTTCTGTTGGACTACGCGGCTACGGCGCTCAGAGATGGTGGCGCGCCTGACGGCGGCGGGTGTCGGGCGTGTTGCTGCCGGAGTGGAGTGCCCCGACCGCGGGCAGCCGCAATCAGAGGCACGGGGCCTGGCGCGGACGTCGTGGGCCTTACCTGTCGCGCGGGCCAACCGGGTCCTCTCAACTCGAAGCACCAGGTGCTCGTGCCCAGGGAGTCCCGGGCGTCGCCGTGGCGCTCCTTCTACGACGCTTGACCTACCGATCGTCACGGTCTCGAGCCCTGCCGTCGACGCCGGCGCGGAGCGCTCGTCCCTGCCGCACTCCGTTGTCCACAGCCTCGAGCAAGCATCTTGGATCGAACATATGTTCGAGTATCATACGGGTATGGCAGCGCAGCTCACGGCAGAGGAGGTCCGGTCGTTCGTCGACCGAATCACCGCTGGCGTGTGCCCGGACGACCCGGCCGCGCAGATCGACGTGATCGCGGCGCTGGAGACGTTGAAGTCCGCGGCGGCTGCTGTGCAGGCCGAGGCGTCGGTGGTGTACGACGCCCGCCGCCGCGCCGACGAGGCAGCGGCCGGGGTCCAGGCGGCCCGCCAGGGCCGTGGTGTCGCCTCCGAGATCGCGCTCGCCCGTCGTGAGTCACCCCACCGCGGGCAGGTCCTTCTCGGTCTGGCGAAGGTGCTGCACTCCGAGATGCCGCACACCCTGGCCCGCCTGCGCGACGGATCGTTGTCGGAGTTCCGGGCGATGCTGCTGGCGCGGGAGACGGCTTGTCTGCCGATCGAGCTGCGGATGTTCGCCGACGAGGAGACCTGTGCCGACCCGGCCGCCCTCGACGGGGTCGGGACGAGGGAGTTGGTCGGCCGGATCCGCCGGCTGGTGGCCGAGCTCGACCCCGCCGCGGTCGCCCGCCGCGCCCGCAAAGCACAAGCCGACCGCAACGTGACCGTCCGCCCGGCGCCGGACACGATGACCTACCTGACCGCACTGGTCCCGGTCGCCCAAGGGGTCGCGGCCTATGCCGCGCTCCGCAAGGCAGCGGAAGCGGCGCGTGCCGCGGGCGATCCCCGCAGCCTGGGGCAGCTCATGAGCGACCTGATGGTCGCTCGGCTCACCGGCGTCGCCGACACGGGTACCCCCGAGGCGGCGCCGGCGGTGCCGGTCACGGTCGACGTGGTGATCTCGGACGAGTCCCTGGCCGGTGGCCACGCCCCTGCGGAGGTCTCCGCGGACGGCGTACCAGCCGAGGTGGTGCCGCCCGAAGTCGCCCGCAACCTCCTCGCCCAGGCCATCAACCAGCCGTCCGACAGCGAGGTGATCAGCTGGTTCCGGTGCCTGTACCGCAACCGTCTCGGCCGGCTGGTCGCGATGACCACCCGATCCCGGTTCCACACGAAGGCGATGGGTGAGTTCCTCGCCCTGCGCGGTGCCGGGATCTGCGCCACCCCGTTCTGTGATGCCCCGGTCCGGCACAACGACCACATCACCCCGGTCGCCGACGGTGGCGACACCACGGCCGACGACGGCCAGGGGCTGTGCCAGGCGTGCAACCACGCCAAACAAGCCCCGGGCTGGCGACAACACCAGGTCGGGCACCCCGTCGACCGTCACCAGGTCGAGACGATCACCCCGACCGGCCACCGCTACACCGCCACCGCACCCGCCCCACCCGGCTGGCGAGAACCCCGCTACGTCCAGACCGGCCCCGGCCGCTACCAGCTCATCGCCTGACAGGGACGAGCTGGAAGACCCTCAGAATGGGCCAATGGTGCGTGGCTCTTCGCGGCCGCGGGCCAGACGGTCCGCCTTGGCCAGGGCGTCAGGCAGACGATGGCTGCCAGCCATCGCGGCGACCAGGCGCGCGGCGTTGTCGAGCGACACGCCTCCGGCGGTCGTGACGTAGAGGGGCCGTGTGGCCGCGCCACGGATCACTTCGATTGCGTGGGTTGCTGAGTGGAATGACGTCTTCGCGACGCCGATCACCGGAATGCCGAACGCTCGAGCCGCATGCGCGCCGAGCCCGGGGCGGCCCTTCGGGTCGAGGGTGGCGTAGCCGTCGACGAGCAGGAGGTCGACGGGCGGCGCGGACGTCAGGACGGCCTGGATGCACGGCAGCTCACGCTTGTAGAGCGCGCCGGATTCGTAGGGGAGGGTGCGGGCGATCCTGACCACGTGCTCGGAGGTCACTGTCGAGCAGGTGCTGTCCTCGCACACGATCAGCGCGGCGCGCCCTCCGCCGTCACCGTCGTAGTGGACGTCGACGGCGCCCACCCGCGTCACGCCGTCCATCGCTCCACCCTAGAAGGCGCGTGCGCCAGGACGCGTCAGCGCGGCACCACCCGCGCCGACGCCGCACTGAGCGGACCCCACCCGACCGCATTGCGGGCCCGGACCCGGACCACCCAGCGTCCCCGCGGCAGCCGCAGCGAGACCCGGTGCGTGCCGGCTGCCAGGGTGCGGGCGCTGGCGCGAGCGACGACGCGTCCGGTGACGCCGATCCGGTAGGCCGTGATCTGGTAGCCCGTGATGGACGTCCCGCCGGTCACCGCCGGAGGCGTCCAGCGCGCGACGATCGTGCGGATCCCGCCGCGGGTGCCCGGCAGCGCGCGCGGCCGGGAAGGGGCGCCCGGTCGGGTCGCCGTGGTCGTGGGCGGCGGCCCGACCACCGGGGGCTCGTCGCCCGGCGGGTCGTCGCCGGGCGGAACCTCGCCGGCGCTGCAGCCCGTGACGGTCAGGCGGTAGGCCCCGAGGCTGCCGTAGTCGTCGTACCCGATGGACGGCCAGGTGCTCGGGCTGGTCGTGCCGGAGCCGATGCCCTTGACGACGACGTGGTACGGCCCGCCGCTGAGGGTCCGGGAGAAGCCGGCGTCGAGGCCGGTCACGCCGGACGTCATCCGGTTGGTCGCGGTGGCAGCCGAGGTGATCAGGGTGCCGGTGGGGCCGCGCAGCTCGAGCCCGATGTCGAGGTTGCCGCCGACCGATGCCGGGTCGGCGTGGACCGTGACGGTGCCGGAGCAGTCGGTGACGGTGATCCAGTCCTCGTCGTCGCGGGTGGTGATGACGCCACGGCCGCCGGACAGGGCGGCGAGGGGGACCGCGGTGGCGACGGAGTCACCGGCCTCGTCCGCGCGGAGGGTGACGCCGTTGGTCTGCGCGACCGCGAGGTCGTCCTCGTGGTTGTTGGCGTTCGCGTAGTCGCCCTTCGACCACTGGGTGACCCCGGCCGAGTAGGGGCTGCCCATCAACGGTCCCCACAGCGACGTCCCGCCGTAGTAGCCGCTCGTCGTGGTGCCGTCGTGGCCCAGGCCGAGCGTGTGCCCGGCCTCGTGGCTGCCGGCCTCGGCCATGCTCTTGGCCCGGTTGCCGAGCGAGCTGGGGAACACCCACGCCGGGCTGCGCGTCTCGCCGCCGCTGAGGATCGCGTCGAAGGTGCCGATCCACGCCAGGCCGCCGCAGGCGCTCCGGCACAGCGCCGCCGAGATCGACGTGCCGGACGAGAACGCCACGCGCGTGCCGTAGCTCGTGTCGCCCGAGGAGCTGCGGAACAGCCCGCCCGACGCCGGCTCCTCGGTGGTCACGTCGATGTCGAAGGGCGCGAAGTCCTCCGCCATCCGCGCCCACACCTCGATCACGGTCGCCCGCTCGGAGTCGGAGAAGGCCGCCGAGCCGTCGAGCGACCACCCGGGGAAGAGCAGGGTGCTGAGGCCCTGGAGCAGCCACGAGTTGGTGGACAGCAGGCTGCCGCCGTCGAAGTCGAGGAAGATCTTCTGCGCCGCACCGGGCCGGCTGTGCAGCGCGAACGCGTCCGCCTCCGTGTACGACGCCAGCGCGGTCGCCACCGACCGGCTGGTCACCGTCGGGGTGCTCGGCGGGGGACCCCACTCGTCGAGGTAGAAGCTGCCGCCGTCCTCGGTCACGACGAGCCCGGGCGGGGCCGGGTCGGGACCGGTGGAGTCGTCGGCGGTGGCCGGCATCGCCAGGCCCGCCACCGAGACGGCCACCGAGACGGCCAGCGAGGTCAGGGCGAGCAGGCCGGATCGCAGCATGCCTTCCCATCGGCGCGCCCGGTGTGCGGCTGAGCGGGGACCGGGTCCCGTCGCGGGTGGGCCGAAGGGATCAGGAAGGCACGACGGACGCCGCTTGCGCGACGGCGACGCACCAGCGTCCGGCCCGGTCGACGAGGTCGGCCTCGGTGGCGCCGACGCCCTGGGTCAGGGTGCAGGTCAGCCAGGCGTCGCCGAAGAGCCCGCGCCACGAGACCGTGCGCTGCTCGCCGCTCGTGCAGGTGGTCGCCACCGACGGGGTGCCGAACGCGGCGGCTCCCGCGGTGGTCGTGCAGCCCCGGGCGGGGGCGGCCTTGGCGAGGGCCTGGGCGCGGGTCCGGGTCACCGGGGGAGCGAACACCCACGCCCGCGCCTCCGCGCCGGAGCCGGCGAAGGCACAGCCGTACTCGTGCGCGACGTCGCCGCCGGGCACGGCGGCGGCCTTCTCGCCGTTGCCCCAGGCGGTCAGCTCGCCGTCGCCGCCGAGGGCCTCGGCCACGGCCTCCTTCGCCACGAGCTCGCAGAACGGGGCGCGCCGCACGACGGCGGTCGTGCTGTCGAAGTCGGCGAGGTCGGTGCCCTGGTAGACGGCGGCCTTCGGGGTCGGCGTACGGTCGCCGGCCACGCCCACGCCGATGCCCACCGGCACCAGGGTGAGGAGCGCGGAGAGCCCCAGCGCACGGACGACGGTCGACACGTCGGACCACCCTAGATGACGCTCCCGAATGTGACGCACCGGACGTGAGGGGTCCGCAGGGAGCACAGGTGGGTCGCGTACCGTCTTGTCAGTGATTCGCTTCGAGAAGGTCACCAAACGCTATGCCGGTCCGGGCCGTCCTGCCCTCGACCAGGTCACCCTGGACATCGACAAGGGAGAGTTCGTCTACCTCGTCGGACAGTCCGGCTCCGGGAAGTCGACCGCCCTGCGGCTGGTCCTCCGTGAGCTGCGTCCGACCTCCGGCCGGGTCTACGTCGCGGGCAAGGAGATCAACCGGATGGCCGGCTGGAAGGTGCCCCGGCTGCGTCGCCAGATCGGCACCGTCTTCCAGGACTTCCGCCTGCTCCCCAACAAGACCGTCGCCGAGAACGTCACCTTCGCCCAGCAGGTGATCGGCAAGTCGCACCGCGAGATCAGCAAGTCGGTCCCCGAGACGCTCGAGCTGGTCGGTCTCAAGGACAAGGCCGACCGCATGCCCGACGAGCTCTCGGGTGGCGAGCAGCAGCGTGTGGCCGTCGCCCGCGCCTACGTCAACCGGCCGATGATCCTCATCGCCGACGAGCCGACCGGCAACCTCGACCCGCAGACCTCGGTCGGGATCATGAACCTCCTCGGTGACATCAACCAGACCGGTACGACGGTGGTGATGGCCACCCACGACCACGGGATCGTCGACCAGTTCACCAAGCGGGTGATCGAGCTGGAGAACGGCAAGGTCATTCGCGACGAGGCCGGCGGCAGCTACGGCTTCCAGCACCTCGACAACCAGCAGGAGGGCTGAGCGATGCAGCTGCGCCATGTCTTCAGCGAGCTCAGCACCGGCCTGCGCCGCAACCTGACCATGCACCTCGCCGTCGTCGTCACGCTGTTCGTGTCGCTGACCCTCGCCGGCATCGGCATCCTCGTGCAGCGCGAGGCGACGATCGCCGTCGACGAGCTCGGCAGCGAGCTCCAGATCCGGGTCAACCTCTGCACCGAGGACGACCCCTCCCTGCGCCGCGGCACGGCCAACTGCGCGAGCGGTGAGGTCACCGCCGCGCAGAAGGAGCGCATCGAGCAGGAGCTCGAGTCCAGCCCCGAGGTCGAGTCCTTCGACTTCGAGAGCAAGCAGGAGAGCTTCGAGACCGCCTACGAGCAGGCCAAGCGCAAGGACCGCGGCTACCTCTTCGAGGGCGACGGCGCGGTCGTCACGGTCGAGCAGTGGCCGGCGGCGTACTGGGTGACGCTGAAGTCGCCCGACAAGGCCGATGGCGTGATCAGCGCGGTCGAGGGCCTCGACGGCGTCGCGAGCATCCTCGACCAGCGCGACGCCATGAAGCAGATCTTCGGGATCATGACGGTCCTCAAGTACGGCTCGTGGATCGGCTCCGGGTTCCTCCTCTTCGCCGCCCTGCTCCAGGTCGCGAACACGATCCGGCTGGCCGCCCTGGCGCGCCGCCGCGAGATCGCGATCATGCGCCTCGTGGGTGCCTCCACGCTCTACATCGCGCTGCCGTTCCTGCTCGAGGCGCTGGTCACCGCGATCGTCGGCGTCGGCCTCGCCGCCGGCGCGCTGGCCGCCTTCCAGTTCTGGGGCGTCGAGAACGGCATGGCCGAGCGGGTGACCTTCCTGCCCTGGGTGGACTGGAGCGACTACGGCCACGCGCTCTACGGCTACCTCCCGCCGGGCATCCTGCTGCTCGGCCCGGCGCTGACCTTGGTCCCGACACTCCTGCTGACCCGGAAATACGTCAAAGTCTGATCCACGGCAGTTACGGTCGAGGCGTTCACTTCCCCGAACACTGATTGGTTGTACCCGTGCGCTCCTTCCCCAGCGCCCCCTGGCTCCGCCGTACCCTCGACCGGATGCCGGCATGGGCTCATCCCCAATGGCTGGTGACCGCGGTCGCCGTCGTCGTCGCCCTGGCCGGCCTCGCCGTGCCGATCGCGCACGCCGACGACCGCGACGACCTCGAGGACAAGCAGGACCAGGTCCGCGGGCAGATCTCCAGCGTCAAGGACGACATCCACGAGGCGAGCGCCCGGGTCGCGAAGATCTCCTCGCAGCTCCGCAAGGCGCAGGGGCAGCTGAGCGCCGCCCGGTCGCGGCTCGCCGACGTCCGCGGTGAGCTGGCCGACGCACGCACCATCGCGACCCAGCTCAAGGCGAAGCTGGCGACGGCCGAGGCCAAGCTGGTGAAGGCGAAGGCCGACCTCGCGCAGGCGAAGATCGAGGTCGCCCAGCAGCGCGAGGAGGGGCGCGACACCCTCATCCGGATGTCGACGGAGGCCAACCCGGAGCTCGACGTGCTCATGTCGTACGCCGAGGGCGACAGCCTCGAGGAGGTGCTGGTCAGCCAGACCACCAACGGCGTGGTCACCGGCCGGCAGCAGCAGGCGCTCGACGCCCTCGAGGTGGTCCAGCAGCTGATGGCCGACCGCGAGGCCGCCGTGCGCGACGCCCGCAACGAGGTCGCGAGCGCCAAGAAGGAAGCCGACGCCAACGTCGCGACCATCACCAAGCTGGTCAACAAGGCCGCCGCCACCGAGGCCACGGTCTCCTCCCTCGTCAGCCGTACGTCGACCGCGCGGGCCGCCGTCGTGGCCGCCCGTGCCGCCGACCGGGCGGCGCTGCGCCGCCTGGAGGAGCGCGAGGCGCGGATCAAGCGCCGCATCCTCGCCCTCTCCCGCGGGCAGGGCGGCAGCTACAACGGCGACACCGGCGGCCTGCTGGCCAAGCCGGGCCCGGGGCCGGTCACGTCGCCGTACGGCTGGCGGATCCACCCCATCTACGGGTACTGGGGCCTGCACAACGGCATCGACTTCGGCACCGGCTGCGGCGCCCCGCTCGTCGCGGGCGAGTCCGGCAAGGTGATCGACACCTACTTCGACGAGGTCTACGGCAACCGCCTCTACCTCGCCATCGGGCGGGTCAACGGCGCCTCGATCGTGCTCGTCTACAACCACATGACCAGCTACGCCGTCGGCGAGGGCGCGCACGTGCGGCGCGGCCAGGTCGTCGGCTACTCCGGCTCGACCGGCTGGTCGACGGGCTGCCACCTGCACTTCATCGTGATGCGCAACGGCGAGCCCGTGGACCCGGCGCCGTACCTGTAGAAACCGCGTTGCGCCGTTCTGGGAGAATGGACGAATGGCCAAGGGGAAGTCGGGAGCGACGAGCAAGGGGGACGACGGCGGGCGCAAGCTCGTCGCGTCCAACAAGAAGGCGCGCCACGACTACCACATCGAGGACACCTACGAGGCGGGCCTGGTCCTCCAGGGCACCGAGGTGAAGTCGCTGCGGATGGGGCGCGCGAGCCTGGTCGACGGATTCGTCGACATCGACGGCGGGGAGGCCTGGCTGCACGGCGTCCACATCCCCGAGTACGCCCAGGGCACCTGGACCAACCACGCCGCCCGCCGCAAGCGCAAGCTGCTCCTGCACCGCGACGAGATCGACAAGATCGAGCGCAAGGTCAGCGAGAAGGGCCACACGGTCGTCCCGCTGGCGCTCTACTTCGTCAAGGGCCGGGCCAAGATCGAGATCGGCCTCGCCAAGGGCAAGAAGTCGTGGGACAAGCGCCAGGCGATCGCCGAGCGCACCGCGGACCGGGAGAAGGAAGAGGCGATCGGTCGCCGGCTCAAGGGCATGCGTGACTGATCGGCCGACCGAGGTCCAGGAGGTCCGCTCCTTCTGGGAGGGGCTCGGCCTGCCCGGGCTGGTCGACCTGCACACCCACTTCCTGCCGCCGGGCATCCAGCGCGCGGTGTGGGCGGTGTTCGACGAGGCCGGCCCGAAGATCGGTCGGCCGTGGCCGATCCGCTACCGGCAGTCGCTGGAGGAGCGGGTCGCGCTCCTGCGCGACTTCGGGGTCCGTGCCTTCCCGACCCATCCCTATGCGCACAAGCCCGGCGTGGCGTCGTACCTCAACGACTGGTCGGGGGAGTTCGCCGCGGGCGTGCCGGAGGTACTGCGCTCGGCGACCTTCTACCCCGAGCCCGAGGCGGGGGAGTACGTCGCCGAGCTCGTCGAGGACGGCGTGCGGATCTTCAAGATCCACCTCCAGGTCGGCGAGTTCGTCGCCGACGACCCGGTCCTGGACCCGGTCTGGGCGGTGCTGGAGGACAGCGGGACGCCGGTCACCGTGCACGCCGGCTCCGGTCCCGTCGGCAACGCCTTCACCGGGCCGGGCTCGGTGGCCCGCCTGCTGCGCCGGCACCCGCGGCTGCGGCTGGTCGTCGCGCACATGGGTGCGCCGGAGTACGAGGACTTCCTCGTCCTCGCCGAGCGCCACGAGAACGTCCACCTCGACACCACGATGGTCTTCACCGACTTCTTCGACCGGGACGCCGCCTATCCCGCGGGCCTGCTCCCGCGGCTGAAGGACCTGCAGGCCAAGGTGCTGCTCGGCTCGGACTTCCCGACCATCCCGTACCCCTACCACCACCAGCTCGAGGGTCTGGCCCGGCTCGAGCTCGGCGACGACTGGCTCCGCGACGTCTGCTGGCACAACGCCTTGCGGCTGCTCGGCCCCGACGCCGCAAATTCTTGACCCGGCCGCCCTTCCCTC
Above is a genomic segment from Nocardioides aromaticivorans containing:
- a CDS encoding HNH endonuclease, producing the protein MAAQLTAEEVRSFVDRITAGVCPDDPAAQIDVIAALETLKSAAAAVQAEASVVYDARRRADEAAAGVQAARQGRGVASEIALARRESPHRGQVLLGLAKVLHSEMPHTLARLRDGSLSEFRAMLLARETACLPIELRMFADEETCADPAALDGVGTRELVGRIRRLVAELDPAAVARRARKAQADRNVTVRPAPDTMTYLTALVPVAQGVAAYAALRKAAEAARAAGDPRSLGQLMSDLMVARLTGVADTGTPEAAPAVPVTVDVVISDESLAGGHAPAEVSADGVPAEVVPPEVARNLLAQAINQPSDSEVISWFRCLYRNRLGRLVAMTTRSRFHTKAMGEFLALRGAGICATPFCDAPVRHNDHITPVADGGDTTADDGQGLCQACNHAKQAPGWRQHQVGHPVDRHQVETITPTGHRYTATAPAPPGWREPRYVQTGPGRYQLIA
- a CDS encoding endonuclease V, whose protein sequence is MDGVTRVGAVDVHYDGDGGGRAALIVCEDSTCSTVTSEHVVRIARTLPYESGALYKRELPCIQAVLTSAPPVDLLLVDGYATLDPKGRPGLGAHAARAFGIPVIGVAKTSFHSATHAIEVIRGAATRPLYVTTAGGVSLDNAARLVAAMAGSHRLPDALAKADRLARGREEPRTIGPF
- a CDS encoding fibronectin type III domain-containing protein, whose amino-acid sequence is MLRSGLLALTSLAVSVAVSVAGLAMPATADDSTGPDPAPPGLVVTEDGGSFYLDEWGPPPSTPTVTSRSVATALASYTEADAFALHSRPGAAQKIFLDFDGGSLLSTNSWLLQGLSTLLFPGWSLDGSAAFSDSERATVIEVWARMAEDFAPFDIDVTTEEPASGGLFRSSSGDTSYGTRVAFSSGTSISAALCRSACGGLAWIGTFDAILSGGETRSPAWVFPSSLGNRAKSMAEAGSHEAGHTLGLGHDGTTTSGYYGGTSLWGPLMGSPYSAGVTQWSKGDYANANNHEDDLAVAQTNGVTLRADEAGDSVATAVPLAALSGGRGVITTRDDEDWITVTDCSGTVTVHADPASVGGNLDIGLELRGPTGTLITSAATATNRMTSGVTGLDAGFSRTLSGGPYHVVVKGIGSGTTSPSTWPSIGYDDYGSLGAYRLTVTGCSAGEVPPGDDPPGDEPPVVGPPPTTTATRPGAPSRPRALPGTRGGIRTIVARWTPPAVTGGTSITGYQITAYRIGVTGRVVARASARTLAAGTHRVSLRLPRGRWVVRVRARNAVGWGPLSAASARVVPR
- the ftsE gene encoding cell division ATP-binding protein FtsE — encoded protein: MIRFEKVTKRYAGPGRPALDQVTLDIDKGEFVYLVGQSGSGKSTALRLVLRELRPTSGRVYVAGKEINRMAGWKVPRLRRQIGTVFQDFRLLPNKTVAENVTFAQQVIGKSHREISKSVPETLELVGLKDKADRMPDELSGGEQQRVAVARAYVNRPMILIADEPTGNLDPQTSVGIMNLLGDINQTGTTVVMATHDHGIVDQFTKRVIELENGKVIRDEAGGSYGFQHLDNQQEG
- the ftsX gene encoding permease-like cell division protein FtsX, which encodes MQLRHVFSELSTGLRRNLTMHLAVVVTLFVSLTLAGIGILVQREATIAVDELGSELQIRVNLCTEDDPSLRRGTANCASGEVTAAQKERIEQELESSPEVESFDFESKQESFETAYEQAKRKDRGYLFEGDGAVVTVEQWPAAYWVTLKSPDKADGVISAVEGLDGVASILDQRDAMKQIFGIMTVLKYGSWIGSGFLLFAALLQVANTIRLAALARRREIAIMRLVGASTLYIALPFLLEALVTAIVGVGLAAGALAAFQFWGVENGMAERVTFLPWVDWSDYGHALYGYLPPGILLLGPALTLVPTLLLTRKYVKV
- a CDS encoding M23 family metallopeptidase encodes the protein MPAWAHPQWLVTAVAVVVALAGLAVPIAHADDRDDLEDKQDQVRGQISSVKDDIHEASARVAKISSQLRKAQGQLSAARSRLADVRGELADARTIATQLKAKLATAEAKLVKAKADLAQAKIEVAQQREEGRDTLIRMSTEANPELDVLMSYAEGDSLEEVLVSQTTNGVVTGRQQQALDALEVVQQLMADREAAVRDARNEVASAKKEADANVATITKLVNKAAATEATVSSLVSRTSTARAAVVAARAADRAALRRLEEREARIKRRILALSRGQGGSYNGDTGGLLAKPGPGPVTSPYGWRIHPIYGYWGLHNGIDFGTGCGAPLVAGESGKVIDTYFDEVYGNRLYLAIGRVNGASIVLVYNHMTSYAVGEGAHVRRGQVVGYSGSTGWSTGCHLHFIVMRNGEPVDPAPYL
- the smpB gene encoding SsrA-binding protein SmpB is translated as MAKGKSGATSKGDDGGRKLVASNKKARHDYHIEDTYEAGLVLQGTEVKSLRMGRASLVDGFVDIDGGEAWLHGVHIPEYAQGTWTNHAARRKRKLLLHRDEIDKIERKVSEKGHTVVPLALYFVKGRAKIEIGLAKGKKSWDKRQAIAERTADREKEEAIGRRLKGMRD
- a CDS encoding amidohydrolase family protein, producing the protein MTDRPTEVQEVRSFWEGLGLPGLVDLHTHFLPPGIQRAVWAVFDEAGPKIGRPWPIRYRQSLEERVALLRDFGVRAFPTHPYAHKPGVASYLNDWSGEFAAGVPEVLRSATFYPEPEAGEYVAELVEDGVRIFKIHLQVGEFVADDPVLDPVWAVLEDSGTPVTVHAGSGPVGNAFTGPGSVARLLRRHPRLRLVVAHMGAPEYEDFLVLAERHENVHLDTTMVFTDFFDRDAAYPAGLLPRLKDLQAKVLLGSDFPTIPYPYHHQLEGLARLELGDDWLRDVCWHNALRLLGPDAANS